From Haemophilus parainfluenzae:
CTATTTTGTGCGTGCAAACTTTGACTTAGCACAACCTGGTTTAATTCAAGCCGGCTTGTACTCAAAAGCGGAACTCGGTGTTATCGGCTCAGCAGCTGGTCTTGCCTACGGTTTATCTAAGTTCGTCATGGCAGGCATGTCTGACCGTTCGAACCCTCGCGTATTCTTACCATTTGGTTTATTGCTTTCTGGTCTTTGTATGACTATGATGGGTTTATTCCCATGGGCAACCTCAGGCATTGCCATCATGTGGGTAATGATCTTCTTAAATGGTTGGTTCCAAGGTATGGGTTGGCCTCCATGTGGTCGTACCATGGTACACTGGTGGTCTAAATCAGAACGCGGTACTATCGTATCTATCTGGAATACAGCGCATAACATCGGTGGCATGATGCCAGGTGCAATGGTGCTATTAGCGAGTGCTATCTTCTTCAGTGCTCATGGCATCGAGGCTCAGGCAAAAGACATTTGGCAACAATCGCTCTACTATCCGGGTATTGCTGCAATGATCTGTGCTATTCCCGTTTATTTTGTCATGCGTGATACACCACAATCTTGTGGTTTACCATCAATCGAGAAATGGCGTAATGACTATCCTGATGACTATAACGAAAAAACTTACGAAAACGATTTAAGTACAAAAGAAATCTTTGTCACTTATGTATTAAAAAACAAATTGTTATGGTACATCGCACTGGCTAACGTATTTGTATATTTAATTCGCTATGGCGTATTAAAATGGTCTCCGGTTTACTTAAGTGAAATAAAACATTTCAACATCAAAGGTACTGCATGGGCATATACCATTTATGAATTAGCCGCTGTACCAGGTACATTACTTTGTGGTTGGGTATCTGATAAAGTCTTCAAAGGTAAACGTGGTTTAACCGGTTTTATCTTCATGATCTTAACGACTTTAGCAGTAGTAGCATACTGGATGAACCCAGCTACACCAGAAGCAGAACTTGCAAACTACTCAGCTTGGTATGAAAACCCATATCAATTAACTGACTTCATCTTAATGACCTTAATCGGCTTCTTAATCTACGGTCCTGTAATGTTAATCGGCTTACATGCGCTTGAGCTTGCACCGAAAAAAGCAGCAGGCACAGCAGCAGGTTTTACTGGTTTATTCGGTTACTTAGGTGGTACTGTCTCAGCATCAGCTGTTATCGGTTGGGCAGCACAACACTATGGCTGGGACGGCGGTTTCTACGTCATGATCGGTGGTGGTGTCTTAGCGGTATTATTACTCTTCATCGTAATGGTTGAAGAAGGCAAACACAAAGCGAAATTAGGCGATACCTACGGTAAATAATCTATAAATTAAAGGCGACAGGCGAAGGCTTGTCGCCTTTTTTATTACAAAAAAACAACTGAATTTTTAACCGCACTTTCAAGGAGAAATGCTTATGAAACTCAAAACTTTAGCGCTTTCTTTATTAGCTGCAGGCGTACTTGCAGGATGTAGCGCACACTCTTCTGTGGACACTATGAAATCAGACAAAATTATCATTGCGCACCGTGGTGCAAGTGGTTACTTACCAGAGCATACACTTGAGTCTAAAGCGCTTGCATTTGCA
This genomic window contains:
- the glpT gene encoding glycerol-3-phosphate transporter: MFGPFKPAPHIAELPAEKIDSTYKRLRWQVFAGIFFGYAAYYFVRANFDLAQPGLIQAGLYSKAELGVIGSAAGLAYGLSKFVMAGMSDRSNPRVFLPFGLLLSGLCMTMMGLFPWATSGIAIMWVMIFLNGWFQGMGWPPCGRTMVHWWSKSERGTIVSIWNTAHNIGGMMPGAMVLLASAIFFSAHGIEAQAKDIWQQSLYYPGIAAMICAIPVYFVMRDTPQSCGLPSIEKWRNDYPDDYNEKTYENDLSTKEIFVTYVLKNKLLWYIALANVFVYLIRYGVLKWSPVYLSEIKHFNIKGTAWAYTIYELAAVPGTLLCGWVSDKVFKGKRGLTGFIFMILTTLAVVAYWMNPATPEAELANYSAWYENPYQLTDFILMTLIGFLIYGPVMLIGLHALELAPKKAAGTAAGFTGLFGYLGGTVSASAVIGWAAQHYGWDGGFYVMIGGGVLAVLLLFIVMVEEGKHKAKLGDTYGK